The DNA region CGCTGCTGGTTGTTCATGATGTCCTGGTACTGTTGCACGGCGCCGCGGAAGCCGGCCACATCCTGGTCAGTGCCATTCTGGGCCTTGGTCTGCATCGCGGTCAGCTGCTCGCGCAGGGACTTGTTCAGCTCGTTGAGCATCTTCACGCCCTCGAGGCCGGCGTTGGACTCGTTGAACACGCGGGACTCGTCAACCACGGCCACATGCATCGCGGGTTCGGACTTGTCGCCGGTATCGCTCTTCGTGGCCGGCTCCTGCGAGCAGCCGGCGGCAAGGACGAGGACACAAAGGAAAAGACCCGTGGCAAGGCGCAGGGGACGAGAAAAAATACGGTTCATGGCAATCAGCTCCTTAATTTCTATGCTGGTCGTGACTGTGGCGCGGCAGCCCTGCCGCACGACTGGTGGGCTGTGAGGCCTGCCGAAAGAAACACTTCCTACCTGTGCAGCACCGCCCTGGCAAGGGGGTTGCTTGGTAAACGCCATATTATTGCACAAAATTCACCCGAATTATATCCTTTTGCACCACTTTTGGGCAGAGCGCGGCGCGAATTGTCACAGCCGACCCCATGCGCTACCGTTCCCGGAAAATGCAACACTGCCTTCATTCTCAGGAGAACTCCATGAAATCATACCGTAAAGAGCTCTGGTTCAATGTCCCGGCGCGCATGGACTTCGTGCACATCACTCCGGACGTGGAAGAGTGCCTGCGCGAGTCCGGCATCCAGGAAGGATTGGTGCTGGTCAACGCCATGCACATCACGGCCTCCGTGTTCATCAATGACAACGAGTCCGGCCTGCATCACGACTACAAGAAGTGGCTGGAGAAGCTGGCCCCGCACGAGCCTGTTGCCGGCTACCAGCACAACGTGGGCGAGGACAATGCCGACGCGCACATGAAGCGCCAGATCATGGGCCGCGAGGTCGTGGTCGCCATCACCAATGGCAAGCTGGACCTGGGCACCTGGGAGCGCATCTTCTACGGCGAGTTCGACGGCCGCCGTAACAAGCGCGTGCTCGTCAAGATCATCGGGGAGTAGTTCGGACCGGCGACCGGCGGCATTGCGACGTTCGGGCAGTATGACGTGGCGGCCTGTGCGCCTCTCCGGGCGCGGTCCTGCACCGACTTGTTCTCTCATTGGATTTCACCTTGCCCCTGCTGCCGCACAACGGCTAGGCTGTGCGGAATTACTTACAATCCACCGGCAAGGACATCGCCATGAACAAGACGGACACCATATACATCGCCGGCCACCGCGGCATGGTGGGCTCGGCCTGCCGCCGTCAGCTGGAGTCCCGGGGCTACGCCAACCTCGTCTTCCGCACCTCCAGGGAGCTGGACCTCACCCGCCAGGCCGATGTGGAGGCGTTCTTTGCCGAGACCAGGCCGGACCACGTGATCCTGGCCGCGGCCAAGGTGGGCGGCATCCTGGCCAACGCCACCCATCCGGCCGAGTTCATTTACACAAACATTGCCATCCAGACCAACATCCTGCACGCGGCGTACAGGCAGGGCGTGCGCAGCCTCGTCTTCCTGGGCTCGTCATGCATCTACCCCAAGTTCTGCCCGCAGCCCATCAGCGAAGAATATCTACTGACCTCCGATCTGGAAAAGACCAACGAGGCTTACGCCATCGCCAAGATCGCCGGCGTGAAGATGTGCGAGCACTACAACGGGCAGTACGGCACAAAGTTCTGGGCGCTCATGCCCACCAACTTGTACGGCGAGAACGACCACTTCGGCCTGGAAGGCAGCCACGTGCTCCCGGCCATGATCCGCAAGTTCCACCTGGCCAAACTGGCCGCGGCCGGCGATGCGGACGCCATCCGCAGGGACGTGGAGCGCTGGGGCTCCATCCCGCAAGACGTGCGCGAGAGCCTGACCCTGGACGATACGCTGGAAGTGCAGGACCCCGCCGCCGTGGCCGTGCGGCTGTGGGGTACGGGCACGCCGCGCCGGGAGATGATGCACGTGGACGATCTGGCCCGCGCCTGCGTGCATGTGCTGGAACGCGGCGAGGAGCTGCCCCCGCAGCTGGTCAACGTGGGCACCGGCCAGGACATGACCATTGCCGAGCTGGCCGACACGGTACGGCGCGTGGTGGGGTTCGAGGGGCCGATCGTCTGGGACGACACTAAGCCGGGCGGTACGCCGCGCAAGGTGCTGGACGTGTCCAGGCTCACAGCCATGGGGTTCGCGCCCTCCATCACTCTGGAGGACGGCGTGGCGGGCAGCTACGCCTGGTATCAGGCGCAGCTCGAAGGAAGGTAGCCGGAAAACGCCGCACCACAGCGGCGTTTCTCAGATCCATCACTCAAATAGAAGTAGACGTCGGGGTTATTTCGGGGCTGCCGGCGCGGCCTGATGTGCGCGTGCTAGCCCTTGCGCCGCCGGATAAGCGCCGTGAACCGCCCGGCCACGCCCAGCACAATGCCCGTGAGCAGGCAGGCCGAGGCCCAGGCCGCCTTGCCAAGCAGCAGCATGCCCAACCCGGCGGCCAGCAGGATGCCGGCCGCGGCCATGAGCAGGAGCGAGGAATCCCCCCGCGGTATATTCACCTTTGCCCCTGGCGGAGCATCTACTTCCACAGGCGCCGGACGGCCGCAATGCGGGCACGCCGGTGCCGCGTCCGAAACACTGTTTCCGCAATCCGCGCAAACAACCAGTGCCATCCCGCTATCCCCCTGCTGCGAGTGTCCCCTGGATAAAGACCATGACAAAGAGCGCCACGGTCTCCACAACGCCGAGTGTCATCAGATAGTTGCCGAAGCCCTGGCCGGTCTCGCCCAACGCGTCGGACGCCGCCGCTCCGGCCTTGCCCTGGAAGTAGGCGGAAGCGCCCATGGCAAGCCCGCCGATGAACCCGGCCACCAGCATGGCCGGCCAGTTGATCATGGCCGCGGCGCCTCCCTGCGCTGCGGCTGCCAGAGCATCGTTGCAGAGGCCCACCATCGCGTTCATCAGAATCATGCCGTAAATGGTCTGCGACAGCGGCGCGCCGATGAAGGTGATGAGAATGAAGGGCGCGGCTTTGTTCTGGGCGTAGCGTTTTTTCCACGCCCCGATGGCGGCCATGCCGGCTGTGCCCGTGCCCAGGGCCGAGCCCGCCGCGGAAAGCCCGAGTGCGGCCGCCGCACCCGCCTTGCCCAACGCTGCCATAAGTTGAATATCCATCATCTTCTCCTTAAAATACCATCTCATGCGCGGGCTGTCGCCTGCGCGATTATCCCTTGCCGCCGCCTGACTGCCGCGGCTCTGAAAACGGGCGGTACGGCGTGCCCGACCAGGTGAGATCCATGTGCTGCGCGAACTCCAGCGTGTTCAGACGCACGCCGTGCACCAGCACGCCCATGGCCGCCAGCAGAATGTTCAGCCCGTGGCCCAGGAAGAGCACAACCGCGGCCAGCAGCACGGACAACACGCCATCCAGACCGCCGCCCACCGCCATCTCGTTGAACGCCCTGGCCATGGCCAACGACGCAGCGCCCACGGCGAAGAGCCGGACGTACGAAACCACGTCCACAAAGTTGTTGATGAACTTGAGCGGCAGCATGGCGTGCTCGAACCAGTTGTTCTTGATCCTGGAGAGCGGCGTCATGAACGCCACCACCAGCAGCGCGCCTGCGCCCAGCACCCAGAACATGATCGGCGGGAAGCCCCGCAGCAGCACCATGGAGCGCGCCGCAAAGAACATCACCCAGGTGGTGCCAGCCCAGCCAAGCTGCGCCAGAAACTGCGGTGACGGGAAGTAGCGCACGGCTCGCCAGAGGTGCGCGATGGTCAGATGGATCGCGCCCAGCAAGAAGCTTAACAAAATGACGTTGTCCTGCGCCTCAGGCCCGGTGAGCCAATCCACGCGCATGGCAGCCAACGGGGCCGGCAGGTTTGTGATGCCGAACCACGTGCCGGTAAGCGCGCCCCAAAGCACCGTGGCCCCGCTCATGATGTACAACAGGCTGGTGACCTGTCGCGGCGCGGTGCGCACGAGCCGTTGCACGGCGATGGTCATGGCGATAAACAGCACGCCGTACCCGGCGTCGCCCACCAGCATGGCGAAAAATATGGAAAGAAAGATCAGGAAGATCGGGCTGATGTCCGTCTCGCGGTAACCAGGCACCACGCCGATCATCTCGAATACCGTCTTGATGGGCCGCACCCAGCGCGGGTTGCGGATGTAGGTGGGCGGCTCCTCGTCCGGCTCCGGGTCCAGCAGCCGTATGGCCCAGCCGTGCCGCGCCGCTGCCTGGAGCAGGGACTCCTCGCTCTCGGCCGGAACCCAGCCGCGCAGCCAGACCAACCGGCGCGCATCGCCCATCCGGCCCATGGACTGGCGCGCCTCCAGATACTCCACCCTCGCGCGCATCTCGACCTCAGCCTTTTCCAGCACGGCGCGGTCGCCCTCGAAGCCGCGCGTGCGCGCGTCGATGGCCTCGATGTTGCGCTCCAGGTCGTGGATTGCATCCTCTACCTGCCGGAGCGAGCGCTGCGGCAGGGGCAGCGGCTTCACCTCGTTGCCCTTCCTGTCCCTGGGCAGGTTGCCGGGCGTAAAGGGCTTTTGCGAGACCATGGCCACAGGACAGCTTCGCTGCTTTCGCTTGCCCAGCTCGCAGGAGGTGAGGTCCACCATGGCCGCGCCTTCCGGCGGTTGGAGCTCCTGGCGTTTGCTGCGCCAGAACAGCCCCACGTAGAGCCCCTTTTCCTCCAGGGCCTGGATGTCCTGGGGGGAGGCTTCGCCCCACGGAGCCAGGGCCGCGCGCTCCGCATAGAACGCATCCAGCCGCTCCATGAGCTTGCGGCGCCGGGCGATACGCGGCAGCAGCGTGTCCACTATGACTGCGGCAGAGGTTCCCGAAGGCGGCGCCTGCGTCTCTTTCGGCAACAGGTCCCGCACCTGGAGCATGCCGGCCAGACGATCGCGCGCCTTTTCCAGCTCCTCGCTTGAAGGCGGCCTGTCCGCTACGATGTGCACCACGCCCAGGCCGCGCAACGCGCCCAGGGCCTCGTCGCGGCTCTTGCTCGTGGCCACCAGCTCCAGCTTTCGCATGGGGACGATCATGCGGACCTCCACTGCTCGGACGTTTTGCGCTTGGTGAGCTTGGCGCGCGCCACGGCCGCGGTCTGCTGGTCACCCAGAAAGATGCGGATGCGCCGGATATTGTCCAATGTCTCTGGAATCTTGACCTTCTCGAAAAGGTTCACGCGCTGCGTGGTGGTGCGGAGCTCCTCGGCCAGGGTCGCGCGTTCGGCGGTCAGGAACCGTTCGGCCAGCCCCAGCTCCACTCGTGTGCGCAGGGCCTGCACGGCCTCGTCCACCCAGGCCGGGGAGTCGTGCAGATCGGGCAGCGCTCCGGCAAAGACCACCCCCCGCAGCTCGGTCACATTCACGCCCACCACGTTCACGACTTCCTTGTCCAGACGCTCCACGGCGGCGAACGGCGCCAGATCATATGGATCGTCGAACAGCGCAATCCACGGCCG from Oceanidesulfovibrio marinus includes:
- a CDS encoding secondary thiamine-phosphate synthase enzyme YjbQ, with the translated sequence MKSYRKELWFNVPARMDFVHITPDVEECLRESGIQEGLVLVNAMHITASVFINDNESGLHHDYKKWLEKLAPHEPVAGYQHNVGEDNADAHMKRQIMGREVVVAITNGKLDLGTWERIFYGEFDGRRNKRVLVKIIGE
- a CDS encoding GDP-L-fucose synthase family protein, yielding MNKTDTIYIAGHRGMVGSACRRQLESRGYANLVFRTSRELDLTRQADVEAFFAETRPDHVILAAAKVGGILANATHPAEFIYTNIAIQTNILHAAYRQGVRSLVFLGSSCIYPKFCPQPISEEYLLTSDLEKTNEAYAIAKIAGVKMCEHYNGQYGTKFWALMPTNLYGENDHFGLEGSHVLPAMIRKFHLAKLAAAGDADAIRRDVERWGSIPQDVRESLTLDDTLEVQDPAAVAVRLWGTGTPRREMMHVDDLARACVHVLERGEELPPQLVNVGTGQDMTIAELADTVRRVVGFEGPIVWDDTKPGGTPRKVLDVSRLTAMGFAPSITLEDGVAGSYAWYQAQLEGR
- a CDS encoding V-type ATP synthase subunit K (produces ATP from ADP in the presence of a proton gradient across the membrane; the K subunit is a nonenzymatic component which binds the dimeric form by interacting with the G and E subunits) — protein: MDIQLMAALGKAGAAAALGLSAAGSALGTGTAGMAAIGAWKKRYAQNKAAPFILITFIGAPLSQTIYGMILMNAMVGLCNDALAAAAQGGAAAMINWPAMLVAGFIGGLAMGASAYFQGKAGAAASDALGETGQGFGNYLMTLGVVETVALFVMVFIQGTLAAGG
- a CDS encoding V-type ATP synthase subunit I, producing the protein MIVPMRKLELVATSKSRDEALGALRGLGVVHIVADRPPSSEELEKARDRLAGMLQVRDLLPKETQAPPSGTSAAVIVDTLLPRIARRRKLMERLDAFYAERAALAPWGEASPQDIQALEEKGLYVGLFWRSKRQELQPPEGAAMVDLTSCELGKRKQRSCPVAMVSQKPFTPGNLPRDRKGNEVKPLPLPQRSLRQVEDAIHDLERNIEAIDARTRGFEGDRAVLEKAEVEMRARVEYLEARQSMGRMGDARRLVWLRGWVPAESEESLLQAAARHGWAIRLLDPEPDEEPPTYIRNPRWVRPIKTVFEMIGVVPGYRETDISPIFLIFLSIFFAMLVGDAGYGVLFIAMTIAVQRLVRTAPRQVTSLLYIMSGATVLWGALTGTWFGITNLPAPLAAMRVDWLTGPEAQDNVILLSFLLGAIHLTIAHLWRAVRYFPSPQFLAQLGWAGTTWVMFFAARSMVLLRGFPPIMFWVLGAGALLVVAFMTPLSRIKNNWFEHAMLPLKFINNFVDVVSYVRLFAVGAASLAMARAFNEMAVGGGLDGVLSVLLAAVVLFLGHGLNILLAAMGVLVHGVRLNTLEFAQHMDLTWSGTPYRPFSEPRQSGGGKG
- a CDS encoding V-type ATP synthase subunit D, which encodes MAKIKFTKNELKNQRDALGRYERFLPTLRLKKEQLQGEVRRLSRELRDVRTRIDALEDEVRPWIALFDDPYDLAPFAAVERLDKEVVNVVGVNVTELRGVVFAGALPDLHDSPAWVDEAVQALRTRVELGLAERFLTAERATLAEELRTTTQRVNLFEKVKIPETLDNIRRIRIFLGDQQTAAVARAKLTKRKTSEQWRSA